From Glycine max cultivar Williams 82 chromosome 11, Glycine_max_v4.0, whole genome shotgun sequence, the proteins below share one genomic window:
- the LOC100794774 gene encoding ABC transporter G family member 14: MPQNCIAPKPEYCNSTHHSVEEPPEMTEPHDSTVISYPMQTNEQQQQPFPKLIMYPITLKFEELVYKVKLEQKGGCWGSTWTCKEKTILNGITGVVCPGEILAMLGPSGSGKTTLLTALGGRLSGKLSGKITYNGQPFSGAMKRRTGFVAQDDVLYPHLTVTETLVFTALLRLPNSLCRDEKVQHVERVITELGLTRCRSSMIGGPLFRGISGGEKKRVSIGQEMLINPSLLLLDEPTSGLDSTTAQRILNTIKHLASGGRTVVTTIHQPSSRLYYMFDKVVLLSEGCPIYYGPASTALDYFSSVGFSTCVTVNPADLLLDLANGIAPDSKHATEQSEGLEQERKQVRESLISAYEKNIATRLKSEVCSLEANNYNITKDACARNSIKPEQWCTSWWHQFKVLLQRGVRERRYEAFNRLRIFQVVSVAFLGGLLWWHTPESHIEDRVALLFFFSVFWGFYPLYNAVFTFPQERRMLIKERSSGMYRLSSYFLARTIGDLPLELALPTAFVFIIYWMGGLKPDPVTFILSLLVVLYSVVVSQSLGLAFGAILMEVKQATTLASVTTLVFLIAGGYYIQQIPPFIVWLKYLSYSYYCYKLLLGVQYNENDYYQCSTGELCKVADFPPIKSMGLNHLWVDVCIMAMMLVGYRLVAYLALHRVR, from the exons ATGCCCCAGAACTGCATAGCACCAAAACCAGAATACTGCAATAGTACTCATCACTCTGTGGAAGAACCACCAGAGATGACCGAGCCACATGACTCAACTGTTATTTCCTATCCCATGCAaaccaatgaacaacaacaacaaccgtTCCCAAAACTCATTATGTACCCCATAACTCTGAAG TTTGAAGAGTTGGTGTACAAAGTTAAACTAGAGCAGAAAGGAGGGTGCTGGGGAAGTACATGGACTTGCAAGGAGAAGACCATACTGAATGGAATCACTGGTGTGGTGTGTCCAGGAGAAATACTAGCCATGTTGGGGCCATCAGGCAGTGGCAAAACCACACTTCTTACAGCACTCGGAGGCCGGCTCAGTGGAAAACTATCCGGTAAGATCACGTACAACGGCCAGCCTTTCTCAGGTGCCATGAAGAGAAGAACAGGCTTTGTGGCTCAGGATGATGTACTATACCCTCACCTAACCGTCACCGAAACACTAGTGTTCACTGCACTCCTAAGGCTTCCAAACAGCTTGTGCCGAGACGAAAAGGTTCAGCATGTTGAGAGAGTGATCACTGAGCTAGGACTGACTCGTTGCAGGAGCAGCATGATAGGAGGACCACTTTTTAGAGGAATATCAGgtggagagaaaaagagagtgaGCATAGGCCAAGAAATGCTCATCAACCCAAGCCTCTTGCTGCTGGATGAGCCTACTTCTGGCTTGGATTCCACCACAGCACAAAGGATCCTCAACACGATCAAACACCTCGCCAGCGGTGGCAGAACTGTTGTCACAACCATTCACCAACCCTCTAGTAGGCTCTACTACATGTTTGATAAGGTGGTGTTGCTCTCTGAAGGCTGCCCCATCTATTATGGTCCTGCTTCAACTGCCTTGGACTACTTCTCATCAGTTGGATTTTCCACATGTGTGACTGTCAATCCAGCTGATCTCTTGCTTGATCTTGCCAACG GGATTGCCCCGGACTCCAAGCATGCAACTGAACAAAGTGAGGGACTAGAACAGGAGAGAAAGCAGGTGAGAGAATCTCTCATCTCTGCTTATGAGAAGAATATAGCTACAAGGCTGAAATCTGAGGTTTGCAGTCTGGAAGCTAACAACTACAATATCACAAAAGATGCTTGTGCAA GAAATTCGATAAAGCCAGAACAATGGTGCACGAGCTGGTGGCATCAGTTCAAAGTACTATTGCAAAGGGGAGTGAGGGAGCGAAGGTATGAAGCCTTCAACAGGCTGAGAATATTCCAAGTTGTAAGTGTTGCTTTTCTTGGTGGACTATTGTGGTGGCATACTCCAGAGTCACACATTGAAGATCGG GTTGCCttgctctttttcttttctgttttctgGGGATTCTACCCTCTCTACAATGCAGTTTTCACATTCCCTCAAGAGAGGAGAATGCTGATCAAGGAACGGTCGTCTGGAATGTACCGCCTTTCTTCCTACTTTCTAGCTAGAACAATAGGAGACTTGCCCCTGGAGCTTGCACTTCCAACTGCATTTGTCTTCATAATCTATTGGATGGGAGGGCTTAAACCTGATCCTGTGACATTTATCCTTTCACTTCTTGTGGTGCTTTACAGTGTTGTTGTCTCTCAAAGCCTTGGCTTAGCATTTGGTGCTATTTTGATGGAGGTTAAACAAGCAACTACTCTAGCTTCTGTGACAACCCTTGTGTTTCTCATTGCTGGAGGGTACTATATACAACAGATTCCTCCATTCATAGTGTGGCTCAAGTACTTGAGCTACAGCTACTACTGTTACAAGCTGCTTTTAGGTGTCCAGTACAATGAAAATGACTATTATCAATGCTCAACGGGGGAGCTGTGCAAAGTTGCAGACTTTCCTCCTATCAAATCAATGGGCTTGAATCATTTGTGGGTTGATGTGTGCATTATGGCCATGATGTTGGTGGGTTATCGACTAGTTGCTTATTTAGCACTGCATAGAGTTAGGTAG
- the LOC100788280 gene encoding uncharacterized zinc finger CCHC domain-containing protein At4g19190 codes for MEGEEGGGIRLSKRIANGEVDYKTKSGTAWSHSYLNQKPWHPLSYPNQRRKWIAEQTHANRQRRTEEVSREFAQEQEFFRQTALISKKEKEKVELMQAVSFMYVRPPGYNAESAKAAEMNEEKKKEDMSKGPSADDGPSSSMPPQSSSHLNEEKKKPRPKDVFGRPLPTEEEFEVLKNAPRLETGAPARVKPFGIEVRNVKCLRCGNYGHQSGDRECPLKDAIMPNEESRLKRDDPLNAILAHTEPTEPLKWELKQRPGISPPRGGFKPDDPNQQIVAEEDIFDEYGGFLGMDNIPELLTNFSKKPKKSKRSKHKKQQQINSDGEASLDDGERRSKKKKVKVNKKKRDRARSSSSETSVSEEGHGKSRQKSSHSSEDSDSYRNDRSRTKREHSFSSRVSDRSRHGLSKHSRRKHAYSSEDSDSQRDDQSRKNIQKHKSKDSKKRHSYSYEDSGPACDHADNRSRDALSYSSDDSNHQRQPKVKRSNHKHSSTAHCDSQKYDRIYGFDRYQGNQSRAVHSCSSEDSDIHKDDQNRRIKQKYCDTPKGSEYPESDMNKQNRKRQWYSSKDSSADGYHRSEKSRYEHSYSSDYSDHREKHHKSRRSSYKH; via the exons ATGGAGGGTGAGGAAGGAGGAGGCATAAGGCTGAGCAAGCGAATCGCGAACGGAGAGGTTGACTACAAGACCAAATCCGGCACCGCCTGGAGCCACTCCTATCTCAACCAGAAGCCATGGCACCCTCTCTCTTACCCCAACCAACGCCGCAAATGGATCGCCGAACAAACCCACGCCAATCGCCAACGCCGCACCGAAGAGGTTTCTCGCGAG TTCGCTCAGGAGCAAGAGTTCTTTCGCCAAACCGCTCTCAtctccaagaaggagaaggaaaag GTGGAGCTCATGCAAGCTGTTAGTTTCATGTACGTTCGTCCTCCCGGTTACAATGCCGAGAGCGCCAAAGCTGCCGAGAtgaatgaggagaagaagaaagaggacATGAGCAAGGGGCCTAGTGCTGATGATGGACCTTCCTCTTCCAT GCCGCCGCAGAGTTCCTCGCATTTGAacgaagagaagaagaaaccgAGGCCCAAGGATGTTTTCGGGCGGCCTCTTCCGACTGAGGAGGAATTCGAAGTTCTTAAAAATGCGCCTAG GCTGGAAACAGGAGCTCCTGCCAGGGTGAAACCTTTTGGAATTGAAGTTCGTAATGTAAAATGCTTAAGATGTGGGAACTATGGTCACCAAAGTGGTGATCGCGAATGTCCCTTGAAGGATGCTATAATGCCTAATGAGGAAAGCAGATTGAAAAGAGATGATCCCTTGAATGCTATCCTTGCCCACACAGAACCTACTGAG CCCCTAAAATGGGAGCTCAAGCAAAGGCCAGGAATCAGTCCCCCTCGAGGAGGGTTCAAACCAGATGATCCAAACCAGCAGATAGTTGCTGAGGAGGACATATTTGATGAGTATGGAG GTTTTCTTGGTATGGATAATATCCCCGAGTTATTAACCAACTTTTCTAAAAAACCGAAGAAGTCCAAAAGGAGCAAGCACAAAAAGCAGCAACAAATAAATTCAGATGGTGAAGCATCATTGGATGATGGAGAGCGGAGgtctaagaaaaaaaaggttaaggTAAACAAAAAGAAGCGAGATCGTGCAAGGTCAAGCTCATCAGAAACTTCAGTCTCTGAAGAAGGTCATGGAAAGAGCAGACAGAAGAGTTCCCATTCATCAGAAGATTCGGACAGTTACAGGAATGATCGAAGTAGGACTAAACGAGAGCATTCCTTTTCGTCCAGAGTTTCTGACCGTTCTAGGCATGGTCTGAGTAAGCATAGCAGAAGAAAGCATGCTTATTCATCTGAAGATTCTGACAGTCAGAGGGATGATCAAAGTAGAAAGAatatacaaaagcacaagagcAAAGATAGCAAAAAAAGACATTCATATTCATATGAGGATTCTGGTCCTGCCTGTGATCATGCTGATAACAGGAGCAGGGATGCACTTTCTTATTCATCTGACGATTCTAATCATCAAAGACAGCCCAAGGTTAAGAGGAGCAACCATAAGCACTCATCAACAGCCCATTGTGATTCTCAAAAGTATGACAGAATTTATGGTTTTGATCGCTACCAAGGAAATCAGAGCAGAGCTGTGCATTCTTGTTCATCTGAAGATTCTGATATCCACAAGGAtgatcaaaatagaagaatcaaacaaaagTATTGTGATACGCCCAAGGGTTCTGAGTATCCTGAGAGTGATATGAATAAACAGAACAGAAAAAGGCAGTGGTATTCATCGAAGGATTCTAGTGCTGATGGATATCATAGAAGTGAAAAAAGTAGATATGAGCATTCTTATTCATCTGATTATTCTGATCATCGTGAGAAACATCATAAGTCAAGAAGGAGCAGCTACAAGCATTGA
- the LOC100795307 gene encoding upstream activation factor subunit UAF30 translates to MASARVFGAIAGRAFMAAASKSSAKKKPVPSGGAAAKAAVKKPAAPRTTNSGIQKVVPVSSELGDFLGAPQVSRTDAVKKVWAYIKLQNLQNPANKKEIFCDEKLKTIFEGKDKVGFTEIAKLLSSHFVKSG, encoded by the exons ATGGCATCTGCTAGGGTTTTCGGAGCGATCGCCGGGAGAGCGTTCATGGCCGCGGCGTCGAAGAGTTCGGCCAAGAAGAAACCCGTTCCGTCCGGCGGAGCCGCTGCAAAAGCCGCCGTGAAAAAGCCGGCCGCGCCTAGGACCACCAACTCCGGCATACAGAAGGTGGTTCCGGTGTCTTCCGAGCTCGGAGACTTCCTCGGCGCTCCTCAAGTGTCGCGAACCGACGCCGTCAAGAAAGTCTGGGCCTACATCAAGCTGCAGAATCTTCAG AATCCAGCAAATAAGAAGGAGATCTTTTGTGATGAAAAGCTGAAGACCATTTTTGAGGGGAAAGATAAGGTTGGGTTCACAGAGATTGCTAAATTGCTGTCTAGCCATTTTGTGAAATCTGGCTGA
- the LOC100306154 gene encoding SWIB/MDM2 domain-containing protein, which yields MGSFGRRSMSTVAKAVEEITGTGNTKIRKSSSELCTFLGIPRQSRSEIALILSKFIKLYNFKSPGIKKDKIWEQNLQTLLRGRNNVGFPEIAKILSPEFGHGAINVKDSSIGDSSGDATKGKGPKKKGKSSKK from the exons ATGGGGTCGTTTGGTCGGAGAAGCATGTCCACTGTGGCGAAAGCGGTGGAGGAAATCACCGGCACTGGCAACACCAAGATCCGCAAATCTTCCAGCGAGCTCTGCACCTTCCTCGGCATCCCTCGCCAATCTCGTTCCGAAATCGCTCTCATTCTCTCCAAGTTCATCAAACTCTATAATTTCAAG AGTCCCGGCATTAAGAAGGACAAGATTTGGGAGCAGAATTTGCAGACACTGTTGCGTGGCAGAAACAATGTTGGTTTTCCTGAGATTGCGAAGATACTGTCTCCGGAATTCGGTCATGGCGCGATTAATGTGAAGGACAGTAGTATTGGGGATTCTTCCGGGGACGCCACCAAGGGGAAAGGCcctaaaaaaaaagggaagtccTCTAAGAAGTAG